The DNA window ACGCCCCATAGGCGAACGTTTCGACAAGAAAACCTACCGGAAACGATCCCGCATCGAGCAGGCCGTGGGCTGGTTGAAAGAGTGCCGGAGACTGGCCACCCGGTACGAAAAGCTCGGACTAAGCTTCCTTGGCTTCGTAAAACTCGGAATCATGCTGAAATACTTGAGGATTCTGGGTCCATTAGACAGAGCCTAGTAGGGTCCGCCTTGGCGGACGCTCGGACTACCCTCGATCTTCCATCCTCGATTCCCTCGGCTTCCGCGTCCGCCAAGGCGGACCTTACGGAATCTCATTTCGGCAACTTGATCGAATCCACAATCTTCTCGAACGTGGGCTGGTGCTTGCTCCAGACGGTGGCGTCGGCCGCGACCTGCACCTGTAGACGCGATCCCTTCTTGAGGGGTATCAGGATCGACCATTGCTGGACGGGAACATTCCCCTCGCTGACACTGACGCTGTTGTTGTATTCGATGCGGGTGTATTTGAAGCCCGCCGGATGGTCGACAACGCCGCTGTTGCGGAGCTTGTAGTCGTCCTTCGAAGCGGCCAGAAGGGCCGCGTTTTCGGCGAGTTCCTCGTCGATCGCCTTTTCCCCTTGGGTTGACTGGATTCGTAGAAACACGTTGGGCTCCCAGTCGCCGTCGCGGGCGGCGGTGACGTTTACCCCACTTCCGTCCGGCGTCTTGGTGATCTTCCAATCCGCAGGGTACTGGAACGACACGCCATTGAGTTCGGCGGTCGCCATCGAAGCAGCGGCAGCGGGCGCAGTGGCCGGGCCGGCGGCGGGTTTGTCCTTGCAGCCGCTCACGCCCGCAAGAGCGAAGGAGCAGGCCAGAAGCAGAGCGGTCCCGGCGGGCGAGCGGTGTCTTGTCGGCATGTGTTGGTTTGAAAAAGGCGGTGGAGATCCTCGATCCAGTCCGCGTTCGACGCGGCGGGCTCAGCGTAATCCGCGCGGTGACCCGGAGCAAGGGAACACCGGGGCCAGGGAACATCGGGGCAAGCGACCATCGAAGATCGGACGTCCGACGTCGAACGACGAACGTCGGAAATCTCTCTTCTCGCCCTTTTAGCGCCATCCCCGAAGGGGTGGGCTTCGGCGCGCGACGTACGGTGGATCTGACCGTCTCACGCGCCGTCCACTCCGCACCCAAAACCACTCCGATCGCATTTCCGGATTGCTCGCGGGAAACTGTCGCGACCCCTTCGGTTGTCCTGCGAAATTTGGTACAATTTCCGGACTCCCCACAGCGGCAATTCGAGGTGCCGGCGGGACTGATTTTCGACTGATTTCCTATGGCAGAAACCACCCCCCCGACGGACGCCAATGCCGCCCCGCAGCCGGAGCGCATTGAGGATTTGCGGATCGAGCAGGAGCTCCAGGACAGCTACCTGACCTACGCCATGAGCACCATCATGGACCGGGCGCTGCCCGACGTCCGTGACGGGCTCAAGCCGTCCCAGCGCCGCATCCTGGTCGCGATGAACGACCTGGGCCTCGGACCCCGCGCCAAACACCGTAAGTGCGCCAAGATCGCCGGCGATACCTCGGGTAACTACCACCCCCACGGCGAAGCGGTCATCTACCCCACGCTCGTCCGCCTGGCACAGGACTGGACGCTGCGGTCCACGCTCATCGACGGACAAGGGAACTTCGGCAGCACCGACGGCGACCCCCCGGCCGCCATGCGTTACACCGAAGCCCGCATGACCGGCGTCGCCATGGAGCTCATGGCGGACATGGAGTACGACACGGTCGACTTCATCTCCAACTACGACGAAACGCGCGAAGAGCCGACCGTCTTCCCCAGCAAGTTCCCGAACCTGCTGGTCAACGGCTCCACCGGCATCGCCGTCGGCATGGCATGCAACCTGCTGCCGCACAACCCCAGCGAGATCTGCGACGCGATCGTCAAGGTCATCGATAATCCCGACGTCACCCTCGCCGAGTTGATGGAAGTCGTCCCCGGTCCGGACTTCCCGACCGGCGGCATCATCTGCGGCCGCGACGGCATCATCGACGGCTACCGCAGCGGCCGCGGCAAGGTCACGTTGCGTGCGAAAGTGGAGGTCGAAGAGCAGGGCAAGGGGCAGCGGCCGATCGTCGTCATCTCGGAGCTGCCCTACGGGATCATCCGCAAGACGATCATGGAATCGATCGCGTCGAACGTGAAAGACGGCGTGATTAACGACGTTTCCGACTGCAACGACCACTCCGGTCGCGAGCACAAGGTGCGGATTGTGGTCGATCTGAAGCGCGACGCTGACCCGCAGGTGGTGATCAACCAGCTCTACAAGCACACGCCGTGTCAGATCACCGTAAGCATGATCAACATCGCGCTGGTGAACCGCCAGCCGAGGACGATGGGGCTCAAGGAGCTCATCTTCCACTTCATCGAGCACCGCAAGGTGGTCATCACCCGGCGGACCAAGTTCCTGCTCCGCCGGGCGCAGCAGGCGGCCCATATCCTGGAAGGCAAGATCTTTGCCGTCTGCGACATTGACGAAGTCATCAAGCTGATCCGCAGCAGCAAGACGCGCGACGAGGCAATCCAGAAGTTGAAGGAGCGGGCGTTCCGGATTTCCGCCGACCACCCGTTCGCGCCCCGCATTCCGCAGAAGCTGCTCGACCGCGCGGCCGATCGTGGTGTGTTGCTGTCGGATGCCCAGGCCAAGGCGATCGGTGCGCTGCAGCTCATCCAGCTCGTCGGGCTGGAAATCGAACGCCTTGTCGATGAATACCGCACGCTGATGGACGAGATCGAAGGCTACCTCAAGATCCTCGGCGACGAGCGCGAGGTGATGGCGATCATCCGCGCCGACACGGTCATGCTGAAGGAGAAGTACGGCGACGAGCGGCGCACCAAGATCGAAGGCGCTGCGACCGACATGAACATGGAAGACCTGATCGCCCAGGAAGACATGATCGTGACCGTCTCGCACGAGGGTTACATCAAGCGTCTGCCGGCGACGACCTACCGCGCCCAGGGCCGCGGCGGACGGGGCATTCGCGGGACCGAATCGCGCGAAGGCGACTTCGTCGAGCAGCTCTTCGTCGCCAACACGCACGACCACCTGCTCTTCTTTACCAACAAGGGCCGGGTGTACGAGCGCAAGGTCTACAACGTGCCGCAGGGCAGCCGCACGAGCATGGGCCGCAGCGTCGCGCAGCTGCTGGAGTTCCAGCCCGGCGAGAAGCTGGCCAACACGCTGGCGGTGAAGGACCTGAGCAAGGAAGAACAGTTCCTGCTGTTCGCCACCTGCCGCGGCGTCGTGAAAAAGACGCCGCTCTCGGCGTTCGCCAACATCCGCAACAACGGCATCATCGCGATCAGCCTCGACGAAGGCACCGAAGGCGAGAATGCCACCGGCAGCGACGAGCTGGTCGGCGTGCAGATCACCAACGGCAAGGACGACGTCATCCTCGGCACCAAGTCGGGGTTGGCGATCCGGTTCAGCGAAGAAGACATTCGCTCCATGGGCCGAACGGCCGGCGGTGTGACGGGTGCCCGCTTCAAGCGCGAGAACGACGAAGTCATCGCGATGATCGTCGTCGGCGACGACCAGCGCCAGTGCAAGATGCTGACCGCAACCGCCAACGGTTACGGCAAGCGAACCCCGCTGGAAGACTACCCGGTCAAGGGTCGCGGCACGCGCGGCGTGATTAACATCGACACCTCCGAGCGCAACGGCGACGTCGTGTCGATCAAGCTCGTCAACGACACCGACGAGGTCATCTTCATCACCCAGAAGGGCATCCTGATGCGGACCCGCGTCGCCGAGGTCCGGGAGACCGGCCGCAACGCACAAGGTGTACGGCTCATAAAGGTCGACGAAGGGGATCGGCTGGTCGCGATGGCGAAGGTCGATCCGAGCGAGGCCGCCGAGGAAAGTGCAACGGGTGAAACGCCCGTGACTGACGCCGCGACGGACGGTACGGCGACGGATACGACCGCACCGAACCAGACACCTCCCGACGAACCCGGTGAAGCAATCGATCCGGTCGATCCCGAGGCATGATCTGTAACCGTGGACGAGAAAACGCGCTCCGCTTTGCGTCGCGGCTAACGGTGTGGAAACACTCGGTTAGCCGCGACGCAAAGCGGAGCGCGTTCTTTCCCCCATCGACGTTCAACCCTGCGGTTTGAACTCTTCCGGCTTGGGCAGGTCTTTCAAGCTGTTCAGTCCGAACAACTCCAGGAACCGCTTGGTGGTGCCGTACAGAATCGGTCGGCCGGGTTCTTCGGCGCGGCCGGCGATCTTGACCAGGTGCTTTTCCATCAGGCTGCGGATCGTCTCGCCGCACGCCACGCCGCGGATCGCTTCGACATCGGCCCGCAGGATCGGCTGCTTGTACGCGATGATGGAGAGCGTCTCGAGCGCCGCCTTGGTGAGCTTGGCGTCGGCTTCCTTCTGGTGGAGCCGCCGCAGGGCTTCTCCGTGCTCGGGCAGGGTCAGGATCTGGTAGCCCCCCGCCACCTGCTCGATGCGGAACGATCGGCCGGACTGTTCGTACGATTCGTTGAGTGCCTGGACGGCGTTGCGGATGGCGCGGATGGAGCCGGCGCCCATGATCTCGTTCAACCGGGCCGGCGTCAGCGGGTGATGCGTGCTCATGAGCAACGCTTCGAGCGTCGCCATGGAAACGTCAACGTCGCCGCCGGCCGAGTCGCTGTCGTCGGCCTCGGGGTTTTCCTGCGGTGGAATGACGCCGTCGGTCATGTCGTCGGAGGAAGTCACAGCGGCAACGGCGTCGGTGGCGTCGAGGTCGGTGGATCGCGTCGAGTCTTCGACGACCGCATCGCCGGAGGATGACACCTGGGTTTCCCGGTCGTCTCCAGGTTCCCCTTCGGATAAGCCAAACTCGGGCACTGCAATGACCTGCGTTTTGCTGCTCATGGGCATCCTTGCCTTGCGCGATCGCCGCCCGTTTGAGCCCGTCGTTGCTGTCGCGGCCTGACGCTTCAGGTCGCTGAGCACGCTGGGTTCGTTTTCGGCGCCGTCGGCGCGAACTTCGTCGAGTTCCACATCCGGTTCGTCCCGGACCAATCGCATGAGCATGTTGACGTCTCCGAAATCGGCGGCAAATCGCCGCGTCATCGGAAGGTCATCGGCCATGCGAACCCGGACCGGCCAATAATGCTTCGCCTGGCCCGGTTCCACCGGCGTCGAAGCGCTCGGTAGTCTACATGGGTCCGGAAAGGGTTGCGAGAGAAAGGGTTGGCGTTTTTGCGGGTAAATTTTCGCGTCGCCCGGTCACGAAAACGACTCAACTTCCGAGCCCGTCCGATGTATCATCCATCAGGGTTATCCCCTTCCGGACTTCCATTGGGATACTCGGTGTAATCGTCCTTCAGGAATGCCAACCATGCGTGCAGGTTTGGTACCTCAGATCGCTCCCTGCTTCATCAGCCATAACCTCGCGCTCGGCGGCGCGCAGATCGCCGTGCTGCGGATGATCCGCGCCCTGCCCGACTGGGTTCGAGAGCGGACCAGCCTGTACGTGCAGGCCGACGACATGCCGCTGCTGGAACCCGCTGTCAAAGCTGGATTTACCTGCAAAACCATCACGACCAAGCCGATCGACGACCCTTCGTGTTACGTTTTGAGCTACGGCAACCTCGCCGGCCTCCCCGACCGGCCGACCTCGCTTCTGCTGCACTCCTGGGATGACGAAGGCTGGCGGTTCATCAACCGGGCCTACGGCGATGCCCGGGGCTGGCGCGTCGCCGGCGTTTCGCAGCAGGTGCTGAAACGCTTCCAACCCTGGATTGCCGACGGCGGGCATGAGGTCGCCGGCGTGCTGCCGCCGCCCGTCACCGAGTTCGCCCGCGTCAAAGGCCGCCAAGGCAAAAATCGCATCGTCGTCGCCTGGATGGGCCGTCCGCTCGAACAAAAAGGGCTCTTCTCCCTGCCCTACCTGATGAAGCTCGATCCGCGGATCGTCGTCCGCTGCTTCACCGGTGCCATCACCGGCGGTCACCCGTACACCCGCCGGGTGCAGACCGAAGCGATGGAGAAGTTCCTGGCCCTCTGCGACAAGCTGAAGGTCCGCCATCAGCTCGACCTTCGCCCGCTCGATTTCGACCCGTTCAACTACCAGGAGCGCCTCCGCGGCTGCCACGTCCTGCTCGGCAACAGCCGACGCGAAGGCTTCCTGCTGACGGCGGCCGAGGCGCTGTCGTGCGGTGTGCCGGTCGTTGTCACCCGCGACTGCGGCGTGACCGAGTTCATCACCGAAGGCGTCAACGGCTGCGTCATCGACTGGAACGAAGACCCCAGGAAGCTCGCGAAGAAGTGCCTCGCCGCCATCGAACGCGCCGCGAAGCTCAAAGCCGGCGACGCCCTAACCTCCGCCCAGTCGCTCTCCACCGCCGCCACCTATCAGGATGTTTACGGCGACGTGCTCGCAAAGCTCACCCACACGTCGCTGCAGAGCGCCGCACCTCGGGTGACTGTCGGTTTGCGCATCCATAAGGGAATGCGCATTGACCACCTCGACCAGGCCGCCAGCAGCCTGGCTTCGCAGACTTA is part of the Humisphaera borealis genome and encodes:
- the gyrA gene encoding DNA gyrase subunit A is translated as MAETTPPTDANAAPQPERIEDLRIEQELQDSYLTYAMSTIMDRALPDVRDGLKPSQRRILVAMNDLGLGPRAKHRKCAKIAGDTSGNYHPHGEAVIYPTLVRLAQDWTLRSTLIDGQGNFGSTDGDPPAAMRYTEARMTGVAMELMADMEYDTVDFISNYDETREEPTVFPSKFPNLLVNGSTGIAVGMACNLLPHNPSEICDAIVKVIDNPDVTLAELMEVVPGPDFPTGGIICGRDGIIDGYRSGRGKVTLRAKVEVEEQGKGQRPIVVISELPYGIIRKTIMESIASNVKDGVINDVSDCNDHSGREHKVRIVVDLKRDADPQVVINQLYKHTPCQITVSMINIALVNRQPRTMGLKELIFHFIEHRKVVITRRTKFLLRRAQQAAHILEGKIFAVCDIDEVIKLIRSSKTRDEAIQKLKERAFRISADHPFAPRIPQKLLDRAADRGVLLSDAQAKAIGALQLIQLVGLEIERLVDEYRTLMDEIEGYLKILGDEREVMAIIRADTVMLKEKYGDERRTKIEGAATDMNMEDLIAQEDMIVTVSHEGYIKRLPATTYRAQGRGGRGIRGTESREGDFVEQLFVANTHDHLLFFTNKGRVYERKVYNVPQGSRTSMGRSVAQLLEFQPGEKLANTLAVKDLSKEEQFLLFATCRGVVKKTPLSAFANIRNNGIIAISLDEGTEGENATGSDELVGVQITNGKDDVILGTKSGLAIRFSEEDIRSMGRTAGGVTGARFKRENDEVIAMIVVGDDQRQCKMLTATANGYGKRTPLEDYPVKGRGTRGVINIDTSERNGDVVSIKLVNDTDEVIFITQKGILMRTRVAEVRETGRNAQGVRLIKVDEGDRLVAMAKVDPSEAAEESATGETPVTDAATDGTATDTTAPNQTPPDEPGEAIDPVDPEA
- the scpB gene encoding SMC-Scp complex subunit ScpB gives rise to the protein MADDLPMTRRFAADFGDVNMLMRLVRDEPDVELDEVRADGAENEPSVLSDLKRQAATATTGSNGRRSRKARMPMSSKTQVIAVPEFGLSEGEPGDDRETQVSSSGDAVVEDSTRSTDLDATDAVAAVTSSDDMTDGVIPPQENPEADDSDSAGGDVDVSMATLEALLMSTHHPLTPARLNEIMGAGSIRAIRNAVQALNESYEQSGRSFRIEQVAGGYQILTLPEHGEALRRLHQKEADAKLTKAALETLSIIAYKQPILRADVEAIRGVACGETIRSLMEKHLVKIAGRAEEPGRPILYGTTKRFLELFGLNSLKDLPKPEEFKPQG
- a CDS encoding glycosyltransferase encodes the protein MRAGLVPQIAPCFISHNLALGGAQIAVLRMIRALPDWVRERTSLYVQADDMPLLEPAVKAGFTCKTITTKPIDDPSCYVLSYGNLAGLPDRPTSLLLHSWDDEGWRFINRAYGDARGWRVAGVSQQVLKRFQPWIADGGHEVAGVLPPPVTEFARVKGRQGKNRIVVAWMGRPLEQKGLFSLPYLMKLDPRIVVRCFTGAITGGHPYTRRVQTEAMEKFLALCDKLKVRHQLDLRPLDFDPFNYQERLRGCHVLLGNSRREGFLLTAAEALSCGVPVVVTRDCGVTEFITEGVNGCVIDWNEDPRKLAKKCLAAIERAAKLKAGDALTSAQSLSTAATYQDVYGDVLAKLTHTSLQSAAPRVTVGLRIHKGMRIDHLDQAASSLASQTYRNFKTVLLVDGPWEYGEQLAARYDLPLICTGEEPDITHCSWLHRQAVAQCDTEFYKPLDYDDQLLPTYLERAIAMLDSQQADVYGCLLTSLENDQFSARWWPNKPIQTMFASRNSDLNQLPHSSVLMRTSAAIKAGNYNERAVGLGADDYQLWYRLYQTGAKFFRDDDVRNVVYRIHEKNSLKIRKARYGAASASAAPSPVESSPAASFTSKAGKLITGAAAASLLLATPAMASDVGGKPPDRKHAAPSAGPDKKIQRTDSNPDDTLIPPHS